ACAAAAAACGCTTGCGGTACGGGACGGCCTCAAGTCAGCTGCGGATGCAACAGGCATACCCCTCACTGTTCAGGGCGCTGGAGCCATGTTCGGTTTCTTTTTCACGGATCAACCCAGCATCACCCGCTTTGATCAAGTGATGAAGTGCGACGTGGAACGCTTCAAAAAGTTCTTCCAGGGCATGCTTAAAGAGGGAATTTACCTTGCCCCCTCTGCATTTGAGGCCGGCTTCACCAGTGCGGCACTAACGGATGAGGATATTGCCGAAACGGTCAGAGCAGCGAAAAAAGTGATGGCTACTCTCTAACGGCTACTCATTTAAAAATGATCTGGCGGGCTAAACGCCAGATACTGCACTGCTGGCGCCGCTACTCCCTGCCTGGAAATTTCCAGGCAGGGACATAAGGCAATATATCCACTACAGGGCAGAGGCCCGCTCTTCTGCCTGACTGGCCCCCGCTACGTTACCCCGGGCCCGACGTATATCCGCCAGCAATAACCAGCCCGCACGCTGCAGCCGGGCATCATTCCCCGCCAGCGACAACCCCTTAAGCGTAAACTGCTCTGCCGTGCCAAGCTTGTTGCCAGCCACGTATGCTTCCGACAGTTTGAAGTAAACCTCCGCCGACCTTGGCGCGATGCGTTGCGCACGTTCCAGCCGCACAATCGCGCCCTCGGCATTGCCATTACTCAACAGGCGGTCTGCCTCACGCACCAGGCTCAACGCAGCTGGTGACAGCTCATCCCCGGCATCACTGTAGCTGGGCTTGCTACTACGCGGAGCCTGTTCCGGCTTACGGACCTCCGGCTGCTCACTTTTTCGCCAGACCTGCGGCTTTTCGTTATTCTCCGTAGTACGTGGTGGCTCCGGGGCGCTGGAAGCTTCTCCGCCTGCAGGCACATAAACAGAACCACCCGGGCCGGAGGCACACCCAGCCAGACTCAGTAACGCCAGGACCATACCCGTATTAAGAATACCTTGCCTACTCATTGGAACAACCCTTCAAACCAGCCTCGAATTTTCCGTTCCAGAGTACCAGAGCAGGACACTTTCTGTGTCGGCTCACTACCCGATATAAACGGCATAAGACGCGCATTATCGCAATACTCGTCAGTTAATGCCTGCATTTCAGGATTTACCCAGTGATAGCTCACGCCATCGGGAACCACCGGAGAAAAACCGTGCTGGGGAACCTGAGCCATAAAGCGGGACCATACAGGCAGGGCTCCGGTGGCTCCGGTCAGTGCCGTTGGGCCATTATCGTCACGCCCTACCCAGGCCACCGCCAGCAAGTCGCCACTGAATCCTGCGAACCAGGAATCACGACCATCATCGGTTGTTCCTGTTTTACCAGCCAGCGTCAGTTCTTTTGGAAGCGAATAGTAAGCCGAGCGCCCGGTACCTTCCTGCATGGTTTCCTGCATTGCGTACTGCAGTAAATGCACGGCTGCAGGATCTGCAACCTGGTCCACTTCCAGGCTATAGCGTGAAAGCGCTTTGCCATCGGAATCAGTCACTTCCCGGATGGTGCGCAGGGGCGTATTAAATCCCGAGGTGGCCAACCCCTGATAGATCTGGGCTACAGTTACCGGACTCATGGCAACCGAACCAAGCAGCATTGAGGGGTATTCCGAAATAGGTGTAACCACACCAAAAGCTCGCAGGGTCTCGCGGACAGCAGGAACGCCAACATCCAGACCTACCCGCACTGCCGGCAGATTGTATGAGCGAGAAAGGGCAAGATGCAGAGGAACCTCTCCGCGTTCTTTACCGTCATAGTTTTTGGGCTCCCAGCGCTTGCCATCATCGAATTCCAGAGCGAAGGACTTGTCGAGCACCGGGGTCATCAGGGTATAGCGTTCCGGCTGCTCCAGTGCAGTCAGGTATGTAAAGGGCTTGATCAGCGAGCCAATCGGACGGTGGGCATCCAAAGCCCGGTTGAACCCCGCAAACTGAGGATTTTTTCCACCAACAAGTGCCAGGACCTCGCCGGTATCTTTGGACGTTACTACAAGAGTTGCCTCCAGAGCCTTAGCGGTATCGCCGCGGGCCAGCCGGGGCACTGTATCCGTAATGGCATATTCGGCAGCATACTGAATAGCCGGATCAAGGGTAGTAAATATGCGAAGCCCTTCGCTGCGCAGGTCCTCTTCCCTGTAATCACGCGCCAGGTGACGCCGTACAAGATCGATGTAGGCAGGATAACGGTTTTCAGAGTACGACGGCTTTGCGCTGACTCCCAGCGACAGGCCGCGCGCGCGCGCGGCTTTCGATGCATCAATGAGGCCCGCTTCTTCCATCTCACTGATAACCAGATTCCGGCGCTGGGTAGCTCGCTCCGGGTGCCGGCGCGGATTATAGTAGCTCGGACCTTTGACCATACCCACAAGCAGAGCAATCTGATGCACACCCAGATCTCTCAGTGACTCACCAAAATAAAACTGGCTGGCAAGCCCGAACCCGTTAATGCTTCGGGTGCCCGCCTGGCCCAGATACACCTCGTTAAGATAGGTTTCCAGGATGTCGTCTTTCTCGTAATGCAGCTCGAGCAGGATCGACATTAACGCCTCATTTCCCTTTCGCAACAGCGTCTGATCCCGGGTAAGCAAGAAGTTTTTTACCAGCTGCTGAGTCAGGGTACTGCCACCCTGGACGATCTGCCCGGCGCGCAGATTCGCCAGCATGGCCCGGGCGATAGAGGCCGGTGCGATTCCGAAGTGATCGTAGAAATTCCTGTCTTCCACCGCCATAAGTGCAGCTGGCAACAGAGAAGGAACATCATCCAGGCGCACAAGAATCCGGTCTTCCTTGTGGGCGGGATAAATTCCGCCGATGCGGGCCGGCTCCAGCCGCACGATTGCCGCGCCATCTCCGGCCAGGACAGAAAAATCCTGAACCCTGTCACCATAAATGTTCAGTGAAAGCTTCCGCCGGGGCTCGTCCCCGTCAGGAAAGCGAAAGCCCCGGGTACTGATAATAAAATGCCCGCCATTGCGGAGATAACTGCCAGGTTTCGCGCCATCACCTTTACGATAGCCAGATAGTGCCAACTCCCGTTCCAGTGCCCCGGAACTCACACCAGCGCCGTCATAAAGTTCCATAGGGCGGGCATAAACCCGCGATGGCACTTCAAACCTCCGTCCTTCAAACCGGTCAGTAACGACTGCATCGAGATAGACCATCCAGCCCGCCAGCAACACAAACCCAATGGCGGAAACACGGACGACCATTTTCCAGAACCAGGAGCCACGCTCTTTCCGGTTGTTTTTGCTTCGGGATTTTCTATTTGGTTTCGAGGGGGATCTGTTTTTTTTCATGGCTGGATTATAACGAAGCCTGCACGACATAAGGCAGACCAACTGTGTGTTATTTCTGTAACCTCCCCGCTATGATAGGACAATAGAAATCAATGAGTTCAGGGAAGCGAGGAGCGCACCGTGAGTGAAACATCTCCAGACAATCTGTTACTGGCACTGCAGGACCCGGAACTGTACAACCATCCGGTTGACGGGTTCCAGGTTATCGAAACTCACATTTCCCAGGTAATTCTGACTGGTCAGTACGCCTATAAAATCAAGAAACCCATGAATTTCGGGTTTCTTGACTTCTCCACCCTGGAGCGCCGAAAGCACTTCTGTGAAGAAGAACTGCGCCTCAACCGGCGCCTGGCAGAACCACTTTATCTGGAAGTTCTCCCCATAACCGGTACCCCGGAGGAGCCAGTCATCGGCGGCGAGGGTGAGCCGTTTGAATACACGCTGAAAATGCGTCAGTTCCGTCAGGATCAACTGTTTGATCACCTGCAGGAAACCGGCGATCTGAAACCGGAACTGCTGTCCAGCCTGGCACAGCAGGTGGCTGGCTTTCACAGCGGACTGGAGCCGGTAGCAGAAGACAAACCTCTGGGAACTCCCGAAGCCGTGTACGCAGCTATGCAGGAGAACTTCGACCAGATACGGCCGATGCTCGACGAAGGAGGGTTACTAAGCCAGCTTGATAACCTTGAAGCCTGGACACGAACCACCTTCGAGCGCCAGCGGGACTTGATCGCCAAACGGCGTGAAAATGGCCTGGTTCGGGAATGCCATGGCGACCTGCACCTGGCTAACATCACTGTTTACGACGGCAAGGTCACGATTTTCGACTGCATCGAATTCAACGAGCCCTTCCGTTGGATTGACGTCATTAACGACCTGGCATTCCTGTTGATGGACCTGGAATCCCGGGGCGAGCCGGCTCTGGCAAACCTGGTTCTGAACACCTATCTGGAATACCGCGACGATTTTGAAGCCCTGCCTCTGCTTCCGCTCTACAAGGCATATAGGGCGCTGGTGCGCGCCAAGATTGCTCTTTTCACTCTGGCGAATCCGTCCCTGAGTGAAGAAGAAAAAACGGCACTCATGCAACGCTATAGCGACTATGCCCAGCTTGCGGAAGATTACAGCAACATTCCAAACCCTTACCTGCTCGCTACAGTTGGCCTGTCTGCCAGTGGCAAAACATGTGTAAGCGCCGCGCTGTCCCGTGAGCTTGGTCTTATCCGCCTGCGCTCTGACGTTGAACGTAAGCGCCTGCATGGCCTGGCACCACTGGAGAGCAGCCGCTCGTCGACCGGGGGCAATCTGTACTCCGACGAGGCCACCGAAAAAACCTATGAACGTCTCGCAAAGCTGGCTGGAGATCTGCTCGCCTCGGGATTTCCGGTTATTGTCGATGCCGCCTGCCTGA
This sequence is a window from Marinobacter sp. ANT_B65. Protein-coding genes within it:
- a CDS encoding tetratricopeptide repeat protein; protein product: MSRQGILNTGMVLALLSLAGCASGPGGSVYVPAGGEASSAPEPPRTTENNEKPQVWRKSEQPEVRKPEQAPRSSKPSYSDAGDELSPAALSLVREADRLLSNGNAEGAIVRLERAQRIAPRSAEVYFKLSEAYVAGNKLGTAEQFTLKGLSLAGNDARLQRAGWLLLADIRRARGNVAGASQAEERASAL
- the mrcB gene encoding penicillin-binding protein 1B, which produces MVVRVSAIGFVLLAGWMVYLDAVVTDRFEGRRFEVPSRVYARPMELYDGAGVSSGALERELALSGYRKGDGAKPGSYLRNGGHFIISTRGFRFPDGDEPRRKLSLNIYGDRVQDFSVLAGDGAAIVRLEPARIGGIYPAHKEDRILVRLDDVPSLLPAALMAVEDRNFYDHFGIAPASIARAMLANLRAGQIVQGGSTLTQQLVKNFLLTRDQTLLRKGNEALMSILLELHYEKDDILETYLNEVYLGQAGTRSINGFGLASQFYFGESLRDLGVHQIALLVGMVKGPSYYNPRRHPERATQRRNLVISEMEEAGLIDASKAARARGLSLGVSAKPSYSENRYPAYIDLVRRHLARDYREEDLRSEGLRIFTTLDPAIQYAAEYAITDTVPRLARGDTAKALEATLVVTSKDTGEVLALVGGKNPQFAGFNRALDAHRPIGSLIKPFTYLTALEQPERYTLMTPVLDKSFALEFDDGKRWEPKNYDGKERGEVPLHLALSRSYNLPAVRVGLDVGVPAVRETLRAFGVVTPISEYPSMLLGSVAMSPVTVAQIYQGLATSGFNTPLRTIREVTDSDGKALSRYSLEVDQVADPAAVHLLQYAMQETMQEGTGRSAYYSLPKELTLAGKTGTTDDGRDSWFAGFSGDLLAVAWVGRDDNGPTALTGATGALPVWSRFMAQVPQHGFSPVVPDGVSYHWVNPEMQALTDEYCDNARLMPFISGSEPTQKVSCSGTLERKIRGWFEGLFQ
- a CDS encoding AAA family ATPase, whose protein sequence is MSETSPDNLLLALQDPELYNHPVDGFQVIETHISQVILTGQYAYKIKKPMNFGFLDFSTLERRKHFCEEELRLNRRLAEPLYLEVLPITGTPEEPVIGGEGEPFEYTLKMRQFRQDQLFDHLQETGDLKPELLSSLAQQVAGFHSGLEPVAEDKPLGTPEAVYAAMQENFDQIRPMLDEGGLLSQLDNLEAWTRTTFERQRDLIAKRRENGLVRECHGDLHLANITVYDGKVTIFDCIEFNEPFRWIDVINDLAFLLMDLESRGEPALANLVLNTYLEYRDDFEALPLLPLYKAYRALVRAKIALFTLANPSLSEEEKTALMQRYSDYAQLAEDYSNIPNPYLLATVGLSASGKTCVSAALSRELGLIRLRSDVERKRLHGLAPLESSRSSTGGNLYSDEATEKTYERLAKLAGDLLASGFPVIVDAACLKERERTMLSSVAESQGAPFALIHCEAPEDLRKEWVRKRKGDASEATIELLDIQKDWFEPLTDKESTYTAHLHTDQEHVAEAVADRIRQHFGLPAK